The following are encoded together in the Serratia sp. UGAL515B_01 genome:
- a CDS encoding aspartate aminotransferase family protein, whose protein sequence is MEQPIAVTRQSFDEWMIPVYAPADFVLVRGEGSQVWDQQGKSYIDFAGGIAVNALGHGHPQVKAALIEQAGKLWHLGNGYTNEPVLRLAKQLIDATFADKAFFCNSGAEANEAALKLARKYALDTHGSEKNQIVAFNNSFHGRTLFTVTAGGQPKYSQDFAPLPAGIFHSPFNDLAAAAEAITDRTCAVIVEPIQGEGGVLPADPHFLQGLRELCDRHGALLIFDEVQTGMGRTGYLYAYMKYGVVPDVLTTAKALGGGFPIGAMITTDKLAKTLGIGTHGTTYGGNPLATAVAGTVLSLINTPQVLEGVKQRHQWFIDGLNSIRLEYPIFNEIRGGGLLIGCVLNKEYAGKAKQIIQLANDEGVIALIAGPDVVRFTPSLIIPEQDVKEGLARFARAVARICH, encoded by the coding sequence ATGGAACAGCCAATCGCAGTTACACGCCAATCTTTCGATGAATGGATGATCCCGGTGTACGCACCGGCTGATTTTGTTCTCGTGCGTGGGGAAGGGTCTCAAGTGTGGGATCAACAAGGTAAATCCTATATCGATTTTGCAGGTGGCATTGCCGTCAATGCTCTGGGGCATGGACATCCACAGGTAAAAGCAGCGCTGATTGAACAGGCAGGCAAGCTCTGGCATTTGGGGAATGGGTATACCAACGAACCTGTATTACGCCTGGCAAAACAGCTGATTGATGCCACCTTTGCCGACAAGGCATTTTTCTGCAACTCGGGTGCAGAAGCCAATGAAGCTGCGTTGAAACTGGCGCGCAAATACGCGTTGGATACGCATGGCAGTGAAAAGAATCAGATTGTCGCTTTTAACAACTCTTTTCATGGGCGTACGCTGTTCACTGTTACAGCCGGTGGCCAACCCAAGTATTCCCAAGACTTTGCACCATTACCTGCTGGGATTTTTCACTCACCGTTCAACGATCTTGCAGCGGCAGCTGAAGCGATTACCGATCGTACTTGTGCGGTGATCGTGGAACCGATTCAAGGTGAGGGGGGCGTATTGCCTGCTGACCCACATTTTCTACAAGGGCTGAGAGAGCTTTGCGATCGCCACGGCGCGCTACTGATCTTTGATGAGGTGCAAACCGGCATGGGACGTACGGGTTATCTGTATGCCTACATGAAATATGGTGTAGTGCCAGATGTCCTGACAACGGCCAAAGCGCTGGGGGGAGGTTTTCCGATTGGTGCCATGATCACTACCGACAAACTAGCGAAAACATTAGGTATAGGTACTCATGGCACGACATACGGTGGTAACCCGTTAGCAACGGCAGTTGCTGGCACGGTATTGTCATTGATCAATACGCCACAGGTGCTAGAAGGCGTTAAGCAGCGTCATCAATGGTTCATCGACGGATTGAACAGCATTAGGCTGGAGTACCCGATCTTTAATGAGATCCGTGGCGGCGGTTTGTTAATCGGCTGTGTGCTCAATAAGGAATATGCGGGCAAGGCAAAGCAAATTATCCAACTGGCCAATGATGAAGGTGTCATTGCCCTAATCGCGGGCCCGGATGTCGTGCGCTTTACGCCTTCTTTGATCATCCCTGAACAGGATGTTAAAGAAGGACTGGCACGATTCGCGCGTGCTGTAGCACGGATCTGTCACTAG
- the astA gene encoding arginine N-succinyltransferase has product MMIIRPIERRDLVDLLTLAGKSGIGLTSLPQNEDVLSARIERALKTRQGELQKSEQCYLFVMEDTERQQVIGVSAIEVAVGLTEPWYSFRVGTQVHASKQLNVYKSIPTLFLSNDHTGHSELCTLFLDPEYRHNENGKLLSKVRFLFIAAFRNYFSRKIIAEMRGFSDENGRSPFWESVGRHFFSIEFAKADYLSGTGQKAFIAELMPKHPLYVDFLAPDAQKVIGEVHPQTAPARKLLEAEGLRYQGYVDIFDGGPTLEAEIDEIRAVKDSRLVKVVLDDAPVDNAAPVHLVANDNYQNYRALLVHAELHDDRLRINTETAAALGVEQGSLVRVIRLMAQEKI; this is encoded by the coding sequence ATGATGATTATTCGTCCTATTGAGCGCCGTGATTTAGTTGACTTGCTGACACTCGCCGGTAAATCCGGTATCGGTCTCACTTCCTTGCCGCAGAACGAAGATGTTTTGTCGGCACGCATTGAGCGGGCGTTAAAAACTAGGCAAGGCGAACTTCAGAAAAGCGAACAATGCTATCTGTTTGTCATGGAGGATACTGAGCGCCAACAGGTTATTGGTGTGAGTGCGATAGAAGTTGCGGTCGGTTTGACCGAACCTTGGTACAGTTTCCGCGTAGGAACCCAGGTTCATGCTTCAAAGCAACTGAACGTGTATAAATCTATACCGACGCTATTTTTGAGTAACGATCATACTGGTCATTCTGAGTTATGTACGTTATTTCTCGATCCAGAATACCGTCATAATGAGAATGGAAAACTGTTGTCCAAAGTCCGTTTTCTGTTTATCGCCGCCTTTCGTAACTACTTCTCCCGTAAGATCATTGCGGAAATGCGTGGATTTTCTGATGAAAATGGGCGTTCACCATTCTGGGAAAGTGTGGGTCGTCACTTTTTCTCTATTGAATTCGCCAAGGCGGATTATCTCAGTGGTACCGGACAAAAGGCATTTATTGCGGAGTTGATGCCAAAACATCCGTTATATGTTGATTTTCTCGCACCCGATGCTCAGAAGGTGATCGGCGAAGTTCATCCGCAAACGGCACCTGCGCGTAAGCTTTTAGAGGCTGAAGGGCTGCGCTACCAGGGATATGTCGATATCTTCGATGGCGGGCCCACTCTGGAAGCCGAAATTGATGAAATCCGAGCAGTGAAAGACAGCAGATTAGTGAAAGTGGTGCTGGATGACGCACCAGTGGACAACGCTGCCCCGGTACACCTGGTAGCTAACGACAATTATCAGAACTATCGCGCACTGTTGGTACATGCAGAATTGCATGATGACCGTCTGCGTATCAACACAGAGACGGCGGCGGCGTTAGGCGTCGAGCAGGGCAGTCTGGTTCGGGTAATCAGGCTTATGGCTCAGGAGAAAATATAA